The following are from one region of the Dreissena polymorpha isolate Duluth1 chromosome 2, UMN_Dpol_1.0, whole genome shotgun sequence genome:
- the LOC127869335 gene encoding pantetheine hydrolase VNN2-like translates to MLHSFGIVCLICAFAQMVIGETSNTFKAAVYEHAVHLPNVSIVPMQRDQAVEAMMVNIRVYQETATLAASMERTYIFPQWVFVAAVSTRHKERPDITTTPVMKVAGS, encoded by the exons ATGCTACACTCGTTTGGGATCGTTTGCTTGATCTGCGCTTTTGCGCAAATGGTCATTGGTGAAACTTCAAACACTTTCAAGGCTGCTGTGTACGAGCACGCTGTGCATCTGCCTAATGTTTCCATCGTTCCAATGCAACGTGATCAGGCGGTAGAGGCCATGATGGTCAACATCCGTGTGTATCAAGAAACGGCTACACTTGCGGCAAGCATG GAGCGAACTTACATCTTCCCGCAATGGGTTTTCGTGGCAGCGGTATCTACACGCCACAAGGAGCGGCCGGATATTACTACAACACCAGTAATGAAAGTGGCGGGCAGCTGA